One genomic window of Cystobacter ferrugineus includes the following:
- a CDS encoding class I SAM-dependent methyltransferase: protein MKKQEYIHGYDPVEQERLLEQARYLDKWVRPGVEFKRNARVLEVGCGVGAQTKILLKRFPEITIDGVDLSPEQLEAARRYLKREIQEGRVRLFQADAADLSALEPNAYDGAYICWFLEHVKDPLEVLKETRSRLKRNAPVFVSEVFNQTFFVNPYSPALLKYWFEFNDHQWETGGHPFVGASLGNLLTEAGFRKVTTEVRSFHFDSRQAKERARFTKVFEKVLLSAAPALLKAGRVDRKTITKLKQELVRVEKAKDAVFYSAWVRAAGRA from the coding sequence GTGAAAAAGCAGGAGTACATCCACGGTTATGACCCCGTCGAGCAAGAGCGCTTGCTCGAGCAGGCCCGTTATCTCGACAAGTGGGTCCGTCCAGGTGTCGAGTTCAAGCGAAATGCCCGGGTTCTCGAAGTGGGCTGCGGCGTGGGCGCGCAGACCAAGATCCTCTTGAAGCGCTTCCCCGAGATCACCATCGACGGGGTGGACCTCAGTCCCGAGCAGCTCGAGGCCGCTCGTCGTTACCTCAAGCGCGAGATCCAGGAAGGGCGCGTCCGGCTGTTCCAGGCCGACGCCGCCGATCTCTCCGCCCTCGAACCGAACGCCTATGATGGCGCGTACATCTGTTGGTTCCTGGAGCACGTGAAGGACCCGCTCGAGGTCTTGAAGGAAACCCGGAGCAGGCTGAAGAGGAACGCGCCGGTTTTCGTGAGCGAGGTCTTCAACCAGACCTTCTTCGTCAATCCCTACTCACCCGCGCTGCTGAAATACTGGTTCGAGTTCAACGACCACCAGTGGGAGACCGGCGGGCATCCCTTCGTCGGCGCATCGCTCGGCAACCTCCTGACCGAGGCGGGATTCCGCAAAGTCACGACGGAGGTCAGATCCTTCCACTTCGATTCGCGCCAGGCCAAGGAGCGGGCGCGGTTCACGAAGGTCTTCGAGAAGGTCTTGTTGAGCGCCGCGCCCGCGCTGCTCAAGGCGGGACGGGTGGATCGCAAGACCATCACGAAGCTCAAGCAGGAGCTGGTGCGAGTCGAGAAGGCAAAGGACGCCGTGTTCTATTCCGCCTGGGTTCGCGCCGCCGGCCGGGCCTGA
- a CDS encoding type II secretion system protein GspG encodes MAHESPEHPKLQWMALLRDFLRFAGRLSFFLMVAIMVFIANMVHHGPEKQDTARFDLKSLQTGLRLYHARHQRYPATEEGLRALVDSLNLDRVPHDPWDHPYGYELREGRPWVWSLGADGAPGGEGEDADVFLPQAP; translated from the coding sequence ATGGCTCACGAGTCCCCCGAACATCCGAAGCTCCAGTGGATGGCATTGCTGCGAGACTTCCTCCGCTTCGCGGGGCGCCTGAGCTTCTTCCTGATGGTGGCCATCATGGTGTTCATCGCGAACATGGTGCACCACGGCCCCGAGAAGCAGGACACGGCCAGATTCGACCTCAAGAGCCTCCAGACGGGACTGAGGCTCTATCACGCCAGGCACCAGCGCTACCCAGCCACAGAGGAGGGTCTCCGGGCGCTCGTGGACAGCCTGAATCTGGATCGGGTTCCGCACGACCCCTGGGACCATCCCTATGGGTATGAGCTGCGTGAGGGCCGGCCCTGGGTGTGGAGCCTGGGCGCGGATGGTGCTCCTGGCGGCGAAGGCGAAGACGCGGACGTCTTCCTCCCTCAAGCGCCCTGA
- the msrA gene encoding peptide-methionine (S)-S-oxide reductase MsrA — translation MSSDPDVRPLARRASPGVPRRLLPAMLALLGVLSACTEAHGAPPGAKTPSAETPARAPNAQQPAGGSTAPGPTKGTNEEATRETAYLAGGCFWGMEDLLREIPGVIETEVGYTGGSKLFSRPTYDDVHTGRTGHAEAVRVVFNPKLLTYEALLEKWFFRMHDPTTLNRQGNDVGTQYRSAIFYLSDEQRRVAEKVRARVDASGKWKRPVVTEISPAGDFTPAEQYHQDYLVKNPGGYTCHYMRE, via the coding sequence ATGTCGTCCGACCCCGATGTCCGTCCCCTCGCCCGCCGCGCCTCGCCGGGGGTGCCGCGCCGGTTGTTGCCCGCGATGCTGGCCCTGCTCGGAGTGTTGAGCGCGTGTACCGAGGCCCATGGTGCCCCGCCAGGCGCGAAGACCCCCAGCGCCGAGACCCCAGCGCGAGCCCCAAACGCGCAGCAGCCCGCTGGCGGAAGCACGGCACCGGGACCCACGAAGGGCACGAACGAGGAGGCCACCCGGGAGACGGCGTATCTGGCTGGCGGGTGCTTCTGGGGGATGGAGGATCTGCTGCGCGAGATTCCGGGCGTCATCGAGACGGAGGTGGGCTACACGGGCGGCTCGAAGCTGTTCTCCCGCCCGACGTATGACGACGTGCACACGGGGCGCACGGGACACGCGGAGGCCGTGCGCGTGGTCTTCAACCCGAAGCTGCTGACGTACGAGGCGCTGCTGGAGAAGTGGTTCTTCCGCATGCATGACCCGACGACGCTCAACCGCCAGGGTAACGACGTGGGCACGCAATACCGCTCGGCGATCTTCTACCTGTCGGACGAGCAGCGCCGGGTGGCCGAGAAGGTCAGGGCCCGGGTCGATGCCTCGGGCAAGTGGAAGCGACCCGTCGTCACGGAGATCTCCCCAGCGGGCGACTTCACCCCGGCCGAGCAGTACCACCAGGACTATCTGGTGAAGAACCCGGGCGGCTACACCTGCCACTACATGCGTGAGTGA
- a CDS encoding DUF2231 domain-containing protein: MKMLLHELHPSVVHAPLALLPTATVADFIAVASGDRAWAKVGRRLWVAGTLSALFSGMAGLASSQEVRLEDPRARDMVFLHGMGNAVVTMGAVGVTLWRLSRPPSLTQSVIALLANSVALYTATLGGKMVYELGVGINPMPAEAASGTLKGPPLLSREAPGALVRDALAGVRWLFGRARSLWTGSRPLHSGAKGFGRGYESPPMPEEVLVPDSTAPRSDAPRM; encoded by the coding sequence ATGAAGATGCTGCTTCACGAATTGCACCCGTCCGTCGTCCACGCGCCTCTGGCCTTGTTGCCCACCGCCACGGTGGCCGATTTCATCGCGGTGGCGAGCGGGGACCGGGCCTGGGCGAAGGTGGGCCGGCGGCTGTGGGTGGCCGGCACGTTGAGCGCTCTCTTCTCTGGCATGGCCGGACTGGCCTCCTCGCAGGAGGTGCGGCTGGAGGATCCCCGCGCGCGCGACATGGTGTTCCTCCACGGCATGGGCAATGCCGTCGTCACGATGGGCGCGGTGGGGGTGACGCTGTGGCGGTTGAGCCGTCCTCCCTCGCTCACCCAGAGCGTCATCGCGCTGCTCGCCAACTCGGTGGCGCTGTACACCGCCACGCTCGGCGGCAAGATGGTCTACGAGCTGGGCGTGGGCATCAACCCGATGCCGGCGGAGGCCGCGTCGGGCACGTTGAAGGGACCGCCGCTGTTGTCGCGCGAGGCGCCCGGAGCGCTCGTGCGCGACGCGCTCGCGGGAGTGCGCTGGCTGTTCGGCCGCGCGAGGAGCCTCTGGACGGGCTCCCGTCCCCTGCACTCCGGCGCGAAGGGGTTCGGCCGGGGCTACGAGAGTCCCCCGATGCCGGAGGAGGTCCTGGTCCCGGACTCCACCGCGCCACGCTCCGACGCGCCCCGGATGTGA
- a CDS encoding alpha-ketoglutarate-dependent dioxygenase AlkB yields MARHPQVAGLPEGLSYLPGFLSEEEERALVDELSRLDYREIHMHGVVARRTVLHYGWDYGYESWRLTPAPPVPRFLEPVRARCAAAAGLEPGALEELLISRYPPGASIGWHRDAPMFGPCVIGVSLLGTARMRFRRKVGDAFQTVALELEPRSLYLMAGASRSEWQHTLSPVKTLRYSLSFRTVKPSPGRAARGPA; encoded by the coding sequence ATGGCCAGGCATCCCCAGGTGGCCGGGCTTCCCGAGGGACTGAGCTATCTGCCCGGCTTCCTCTCCGAGGAGGAAGAGCGGGCCCTGGTGGACGAGCTGTCACGGCTCGACTACCGGGAGATCCACATGCACGGGGTGGTGGCGCGGCGCACCGTGCTGCACTACGGCTGGGACTATGGCTATGAGTCCTGGCGCCTCACGCCCGCGCCTCCGGTGCCTCGCTTCCTCGAACCGGTGAGGGCCCGCTGTGCCGCGGCCGCGGGGCTCGAACCTGGTGCGCTCGAGGAACTCCTCATCTCGCGCTATCCCCCTGGGGCGAGCATCGGCTGGCATCGGGATGCGCCCATGTTTGGGCCCTGCGTCATCGGGGTGTCCCTGCTCGGGACGGCGCGCATGCGCTTCCGGCGCAAGGTGGGCGACGCCTTCCAGACGGTCGCGCTCGAGCTCGAGCCCCGCTCCCTCTACCTCATGGCCGGAGCCTCGCGCTCGGAATGGCAACACACGCTCTCGCCCGTGAAGACGCTGCGCTACTCGCTGAGCTTCAGGACCGTGAAGCCTTCCCCGGGCCGCGCGGCGAGGGGGCCCGCGTAG
- a CDS encoding DUF4112 domain-containing protein, with protein sequence MRSPADSASLEQVRHLARQLDTSIRLPGGFQVGWDAVLGLVPVVGDWAGALLSCYIIWQAVRLGASREVLLRMVGNVAVESLVGAVPFLGDVFDAAWKANTRNVRLLEEHLVAPTATRRASRAWVLGIVLLLVALLALAVTLAVLAVRALASIGSQG encoded by the coding sequence ATGCGTTCTCCCGCTGATTCCGCTTCGCTCGAGCAGGTTCGCCATCTGGCACGGCAACTGGACACGTCCATCCGGCTGCCCGGAGGATTCCAGGTCGGCTGGGATGCCGTGCTGGGTCTGGTGCCCGTCGTGGGCGACTGGGCGGGCGCGTTGCTCTCCTGTTACATCATCTGGCAGGCGGTGCGCCTGGGCGCCTCGCGCGAGGTGCTGCTGCGCATGGTCGGCAACGTGGCGGTGGAATCGCTCGTGGGCGCGGTCCCCTTCCTGGGCGATGTCTTCGATGCGGCCTGGAAGGCCAATACGCGCAACGTGCGCCTGCTCGAGGAACATCTGGTGGCCCCCACCGCCACCCGCCGCGCCAGCCGGGCGTGGGTGCTCGGCATCGTGTTGCTGCTGGTGGCGCTGTTGGCCCTGGCGGTGACCCTCGCCGTGCTGGCCGTGCGTGCCCTCGCTTCCATCGGCAGTCAGGGCTGA
- a CDS encoding DUF4832 domain-containing protein, with protein sequence MRRSMLLLASLSLTSLPAQAAISAVVVGNDATSVQYQFQYSGTPAYRRAYIDVDRNPATGFAQQGVGADYLLENSFLYANVGGGWNWQFIKTVTYTDSAGAVQWTVERADIGETATPNDADVVFQIEAPLETSTKYTHVYSGGTNPNPDPGAGTTQYTASSATIANPERGFYHHTNNCNETDFVASTLSAYRTNEKITQVICIFYLSEFKNSPISQAQLERFQRQANTVRAAGLKMIVRFAYTASDSGDDAPLSRVIAHLDQFAPYLSANSDVISVVQTGLVGAWGEWYYTQNFGNLGNLSQTDWNNRKAVVDKLLSVLPSSRMVQLRTPRFKRTMYGTSAISATQAYNGSANARIGHHNDCFLASADDFGTYTNTSVEYPYLSAETNYLAMGGETCALNPPRSACATALSEMALFHYSYLNADYSLPVINGWTSGGCKPEIDRRLGYRFALVSATFPATATRGAAMPLDIQIKNEGWAAPFNPRSVELVLRNTSSGAVYRVPLSVDPRRWLAGTTTSIGPSVTIPTTVPAGSYALLLNLPDPTSSLNTRPEYAIQLANQNVWEASTGYNNLQRTVTVQ encoded by the coding sequence ATGCGTAGATCGATGTTGCTGCTGGCGAGCCTGTCGCTCACGTCCTTGCCCGCCCAGGCGGCCATCTCCGCGGTGGTGGTGGGCAACGACGCCACCTCCGTTCAATACCAGTTCCAGTACAGCGGGACTCCGGCCTACCGGCGCGCGTACATCGACGTCGACCGCAATCCCGCGACCGGGTTCGCCCAACAAGGTGTCGGGGCGGACTACCTCCTCGAGAACAGCTTCCTGTACGCGAACGTCGGAGGCGGGTGGAACTGGCAGTTCATCAAGACGGTGACGTACACGGACTCGGCGGGCGCCGTGCAGTGGACGGTCGAGCGAGCGGACATTGGCGAGACGGCGACCCCGAATGACGCGGATGTCGTCTTCCAGATCGAGGCACCGCTCGAGACGTCCACCAAATACACCCACGTCTACAGCGGCGGCACGAATCCGAACCCGGACCCGGGTGCGGGGACGACCCAGTACACGGCGAGCAGCGCCACCATCGCCAACCCGGAGCGGGGCTTCTATCACCACACCAATAACTGCAACGAAACCGACTTCGTCGCCTCCACGTTGAGCGCCTACCGCACCAACGAGAAGATCACCCAGGTGATCTGCATCTTCTACCTGTCGGAGTTCAAGAACAGCCCCATCAGCCAGGCGCAGTTGGAGCGCTTCCAGCGACAGGCGAACACCGTCCGGGCCGCGGGGCTCAAGATGATCGTCCGCTTCGCCTACACCGCCTCGGACTCCGGGGACGACGCGCCCCTGAGCCGTGTCATCGCGCACCTGGATCAGTTCGCGCCGTACCTGAGCGCCAACAGTGACGTCATCTCGGTGGTGCAGACGGGGCTCGTCGGTGCCTGGGGCGAGTGGTACTACACCCAGAACTTCGGCAACCTGGGGAACCTGTCGCAGACGGATTGGAACAACCGCAAGGCCGTGGTGGACAAGCTGCTCAGTGTCCTCCCGTCCTCGCGCATGGTCCAACTGCGCACGCCCAGGTTCAAGCGCACGATGTATGGCACCTCGGCGATCTCCGCCACGCAGGCCTACAACGGCTCCGCGAACGCTCGCATCGGCCACCACAACGACTGCTTCCTGGCCAGCGCCGACGACTTCGGGACCTACACGAACACGTCAGTCGAGTACCCCTACCTGTCGGCCGAGACGAACTACCTCGCCATGGGCGGAGAGACGTGCGCGCTCAACCCGCCGCGCTCGGCTTGCGCCACCGCGTTGAGCGAGATGGCCTTGTTCCACTACTCCTATCTGAACGCCGATTACTCGCTCCCGGTCATCAATGGCTGGACCAGCGGCGGGTGCAAGCCCGAGATCGATCGCCGGCTGGGCTACAGGTTCGCCCTCGTGTCCGCCACCTTCCCGGCGACCGCCACCCGTGGCGCGGCCATGCCCCTGGACATCCAGATCAAGAACGAGGGCTGGGCGGCTCCCTTCAATCCCCGGTCGGTCGAGCTGGTGCTGCGCAACACCTCGAGCGGCGCCGTCTACCGCGTGCCCCTCTCCGTGGATCCGCGCCGCTGGCTGGCGGGGACGACCACGTCGATCGGCCCGTCCGTCACGATTCCGACGACCGTGCCCGCCGGCAGCTATGCCCTCCTGCTGAACCTGCCGGATCCGACGTCCTCCCTGAACACCCGTCCGGAGTACGCCATCCAACTGGCCAACCAGAACGTCTGGGAGGCCTCCACCGGCTACAACAACCTGCAGCGGACGGTGACGGTGCAGTGA
- a CDS encoding zinc-dependent alcohol dehydrogenase, whose protein sequence is MRALCWNGINDLRVENVPDPEIVNPHDAILKVTMSTTCGSDLHFIDGYIPTMREGDVIGHEFMGEVVEVGHEVKKVKKGDRVVVPSFIVCGNCWYCQHDLYSLCDNTNPKPEVQQATFGQPTAGIYGYTHAFGGYAGGHAQYVRVPHADNDCFLVPDGLKDEQVLFLSDAAPTGYMGAEFCNIHPGDTIAVWGAGGVGLMAMQSAFLLGAERVIAIDRFPERLELAREKAGAETIDYTQVDSVVEVLREMTGGRGPDACIDAVGMEAHGMGLEYAYDRAKQALHLHTDRGEALRQAILACRKGGTLSILGVYGVMDKFPLGSIMNKGLTVRTAQQHGQKYVPRLLEHVRKGELDPSYLVTHRFPLEDAPRGYEMFKKKEDGCVRSVFIP, encoded by the coding sequence ATGCGAGCACTCTGCTGGAACGGCATCAACGATCTGCGTGTGGAGAACGTCCCGGATCCGGAGATCGTCAATCCGCACGACGCCATCCTCAAGGTGACGATGTCCACGACGTGTGGCTCCGACCTGCACTTCATCGACGGGTACATCCCGACGATGCGCGAGGGCGACGTCATCGGCCACGAGTTCATGGGAGAGGTCGTGGAGGTGGGCCACGAGGTGAAGAAGGTGAAGAAGGGGGACCGGGTGGTCGTCCCCTCCTTCATCGTCTGTGGCAACTGCTGGTATTGCCAGCACGATCTCTACTCGCTGTGCGACAACACGAATCCCAAGCCCGAGGTCCAGCAGGCCACGTTCGGCCAGCCGACGGCCGGCATCTACGGCTACACGCATGCGTTCGGCGGCTACGCGGGAGGCCATGCGCAGTACGTGCGCGTGCCGCACGCGGACAATGACTGCTTCCTCGTTCCCGACGGGCTGAAGGACGAACAGGTGCTCTTCCTGTCCGACGCGGCGCCCACGGGCTACATGGGCGCCGAGTTCTGCAACATCCACCCCGGGGACACCATCGCGGTGTGGGGCGCGGGCGGCGTGGGGCTCATGGCGATGCAGAGCGCCTTCCTGCTCGGCGCCGAGCGCGTCATCGCGATCGATCGCTTCCCCGAGCGGCTGGAGCTGGCGCGGGAGAAGGCGGGCGCGGAGACGATCGACTACACCCAGGTCGACAGCGTCGTCGAGGTGCTGCGGGAGATGACCGGCGGACGCGGCCCGGACGCGTGCATCGACGCGGTGGGCATGGAGGCGCATGGCATGGGGCTCGAGTACGCGTATGACCGCGCCAAGCAGGCGCTGCACCTGCACACGGACCGGGGCGAGGCCCTGCGCCAGGCGATCCTCGCGTGCCGCAAGGGCGGAACGCTGTCGATCCTCGGCGTCTACGGGGTGATGGACAAGTTCCCGCTCGGCTCCATCATGAACAAGGGGCTCACGGTGCGCACCGCGCAGCAGCACGGACAGAAGTACGTGCCGCGGCTGCTGGAGCACGTGCGCAAGGGAGAGCTGGATCCCTCGTACCTCGTGACGCACCGGTTCCCGCTGGAGGACGCCCCGCGCGGCTACGAGATGTTCAAGAAGAAGGAAGACGGCTGCGTCCGGTCGGTCTTCATCCCCTGA
- a CDS encoding SRPBCC family protein — protein sequence MKALVQDEATPLTARVDKEQLEKMASVVLGGALLTLGLQRRSLGGTVMALASSGLLYRGLRGLRQLASNPRDRREEGAQTKTPSVEHAITIGKPADELYRLWREPGNLAQVMSHFAELSTTSAEYTHWRVSGPLGQDLEWDTRIVEDRPGELLRWESVEGALLPNQGLVRFRPAPGDWGTEVTLHLDFQPPGGALGEAVLTRLLAVPDLLVNRALRRFKSLAETGEIPTTGRNPSAREGAHLH from the coding sequence ATGAAGGCACTCGTCCAGGACGAAGCGACCCCGCTGACCGCGCGGGTCGACAAGGAACAACTCGAGAAGATGGCATCCGTGGTGCTCGGGGGGGCGCTGCTGACGCTCGGCCTCCAGCGCCGCTCATTGGGAGGAACAGTCATGGCGCTCGCCAGCAGTGGATTGCTCTACCGGGGCCTTCGCGGGCTCCGTCAGCTCGCCTCGAACCCGCGCGACCGGCGCGAGGAGGGAGCCCAGACGAAAACGCCGAGCGTGGAGCACGCCATCACCATCGGCAAGCCCGCGGACGAGCTCTACCGCCTCTGGCGCGAGCCCGGCAACCTGGCCCAGGTCATGAGCCACTTCGCCGAGCTCTCCACGACGAGCGCGGAGTACACGCACTGGCGGGTGAGCGGTCCGCTCGGACAGGACCTGGAGTGGGACACGCGCATCGTGGAGGACCGCCCGGGCGAGCTGCTGCGCTGGGAGTCGGTGGAAGGCGCCCTCCTGCCCAACCAGGGCCTGGTGCGCTTCCGTCCCGCGCCGGGGGATTGGGGGACGGAGGTGACGCTCCACCTGGACTTCCAACCTCCGGGCGGCGCCCTCGGCGAGGCGGTGCTGACGCGGCTGCTGGCCGTGCCGGACCTGCTCGTGAACCGGGCGCTGCGGCGCTTCAAGAGCCTGGCCGAGACGGGGGAGATCCCGACGACCGGGCGCAACCCTTCCGCCCGCGAGGGCGCCCACCTCCACTGA
- a CDS encoding porin, translated as MHSHVSPRAPGALRLLLALFLVVAAPARGQSGSAPAPAPAPAAEPPPTTITAEPGRGIVVKAGDRFSFGLRARIQLRDTFLHFDRDDTNELQVRTLRLIVGGNVLAPELRYNIQLAFGGNDFETGSSSPIFDAFVEYTRWRDVNIRVGQFFVPLDRARTIREFALQFVDRQQVVRELNLDRDVGVMLSSNNLFGLNEWLGYQFFIGGGDGRNRFAAYAPGPLTVLRLTLRPFGAFDDDQEADLTRSAKPRLSLGVAAAYNHRTSRRNSTIGTAFTAGTANYSHLAADVVFKYRGFSLLAEGLWREANTDVLEQTTGTTTTRDVTRSGYGYFVQGGLLVSPQVELTARWEQLFARKGTDPQLIQLVETQGKQVGGGFNVYLNGHAFKLQGDYFYIFGSTGEPRHLARLQLDASF; from the coding sequence ATGCACTCGCACGTCTCTCCGCGCGCTCCGGGCGCGCTCCGTCTGCTTTTGGCGTTGTTCCTCGTGGTGGCGGCCCCCGCCCGGGGCCAGAGCGGTTCCGCCCCTGCTCCCGCTCCCGCCCCCGCGGCCGAGCCGCCGCCCACCACCATCACCGCCGAGCCCGGTCGCGGCATCGTGGTGAAGGCGGGGGACCGCTTCTCCTTCGGGCTCCGGGCGCGCATCCAGTTGCGCGACACCTTCCTGCACTTCGACCGGGACGACACCAACGAGCTCCAGGTCCGCACGCTGCGCCTCATCGTGGGTGGCAACGTGCTGGCCCCCGAGCTGCGCTACAACATCCAGCTCGCCTTCGGCGGCAATGACTTCGAGACGGGCAGTTCCTCGCCCATCTTCGACGCCTTCGTCGAGTACACGCGCTGGCGCGACGTGAACATCCGCGTGGGCCAGTTCTTCGTGCCGCTCGACCGGGCCCGCACCATCCGCGAGTTCGCGCTCCAGTTCGTGGACCGGCAGCAGGTGGTGCGCGAGCTGAACCTCGACCGCGACGTGGGCGTGATGCTCTCGTCCAACAACCTCTTCGGCCTGAACGAGTGGCTCGGCTATCAGTTCTTCATCGGTGGAGGAGACGGGCGCAACCGCTTCGCGGCGTACGCACCGGGCCCCCTCACCGTCCTGCGGCTCACGCTGCGGCCCTTCGGCGCCTTCGATGACGACCAGGAAGCGGACCTGACGCGCTCGGCGAAGCCCCGCCTGAGCCTGGGAGTCGCGGCGGCCTACAACCACCGGACGTCACGCCGCAACAGCACCATCGGAACGGCCTTCACCGCGGGCACGGCCAACTACAGCCACCTGGCCGCGGACGTGGTGTTCAAGTACCGGGGCTTCTCGCTGCTCGCCGAGGGCCTGTGGCGCGAGGCCAACACGGACGTGCTCGAGCAGACCACCGGCACCACCACCACCCGGGACGTGACGCGCTCGGGCTACGGCTACTTCGTGCAGGGGGGCCTGCTGGTGAGCCCCCAGGTGGAGCTGACCGCGCGCTGGGAACAGCTCTTCGCCCGGAAGGGCACCGACCCGCAGCTCATCCAGCTCGTCGAGACCCAGGGCAAGCAGGTCGGTGGAGGCTTCAACGTCTATCTCAACGGGCACGCCTTCAAGCTGCAGGGCGACTACTTCTACATCTTCGGCTCCACGGGCGAGCCACGCCACCTCGCCCGGCTCCAGCTCGACGCGAGCTTCTGA
- a CDS encoding ferritin-like domain-containing protein: MAQSMDSKMLLSLQELLHIDVDAVMLYDAALRRISHPTVEQALMEFRSDHLRHIRELNDCIEQLGGERACIEVNAEQCDLHGFTPIEEGMPMEDVFMAMVDGEQITNQTYERLLKEEWPPEIHSLIDRNFADEQRHLLWVLKASRTRLWEQDAGARPVI; the protein is encoded by the coding sequence ATGGCACAGAGCATGGACTCGAAGATGTTGTTGTCTCTTCAAGAGTTGCTGCACATCGACGTCGACGCGGTGATGCTCTACGACGCGGCGCTGCGGAGAATCTCCCACCCCACGGTGGAGCAGGCCCTGATGGAGTTCCGCTCCGATCACCTGCGCCACATCCGGGAGCTCAACGACTGCATCGAGCAGCTCGGTGGGGAGCGGGCGTGCATCGAGGTCAACGCCGAGCAGTGTGATCTCCACGGCTTCACCCCCATCGAGGAGGGAATGCCGATGGAGGACGTCTTCATGGCCATGGTGGATGGCGAGCAGATCACCAATCAAACCTATGAGCGCCTCCTCAAGGAGGAGTGGCCGCCGGAGATCCACTCGCTCATCGATCGCAACTTCGCCGACGAGCAGCGCCACCTGCTCTGGGTGCTGAAGGCGTCGCGCACGCGGCTGTGGGAGCAGGACGCGGGGGCACGGCCCGTCATCTGA
- a CDS encoding DUF2169 domain-containing protein produces the protein MSWSGESWGKPGESSYKYEPEGAFIKPATDVALIGHAYAPRGILPRHWWPSRWER, from the coding sequence GTGAGCTGGAGCGGCGAGTCCTGGGGAAAACCCGGCGAATCCAGCTACAAGTACGAGCCGGAGGGAGCGTTCATCAAGCCGGCAACGGACGTAGCACTCATCGGCCACGCATACGCACCACGGGGGATACTACCGAGACATTGGTGGCCCTCCAGGTGGGAGCGTTGA
- a CDS encoding DUF2169 domain-containing protein: MREDAQAAAAQELQPALLQRCGAGPRRPGYLKGNEPVVIVNASTTGRLAFSLPGQAAPAVTVVRADGGHAKPEMCLDTIILDTDAQQVLLLWWGHVVLSECLHDVRDLHVTVEGLSSPKQG, from the coding sequence GTGAGAGAAGACGCGCAAGCCGCTGCTGCCCAGGAACTTCAACCGGCGCTTCTTCAACGGTGCGGCGCCGGGCCTCGTCGCCCCGGCTACCTGAAGGGAAACGAGCCAGTCGTCATCGTCAATGCTTCGACCACAGGCCGGCTCGCCTTCTCGCTCCCGGGCCAGGCTGCTCCAGCAGTGACGGTAGTGCGCGCGGACGGTGGGCATGCGAAGCCCGAGATGTGCCTGGACACCATCATTCTCGACACGGACGCACAGCAGGTGCTGCTGCTATGGTGGGGACATGTGGTGCTCAGCGAATGCCTTCACGACGTGCGCGACCTGCACGTTACCGTGGAGGGCCTCTCAAGCCCGAAACAAGGCTGA
- a CDS encoding DUF4150 domain-containing protein: MAVNTGVNKMSVVTKDSSGTSVAFPDVCKTPSPGGPVPIPYPNVAKSSDTAKGTKKVTVEGNPLCVKDSNFSTSTGDEAGTAGGGVVSSKTKGKAEFVNFSFDVQVEGKNVARALDLMLHNDKNTPPAPLMQPPVMAAGQGKGKCNCLVCEKEV; the protein is encoded by the coding sequence ATGGCCGTCAACACCGGTGTGAACAAGATGTCCGTAGTAACCAAGGACAGCAGCGGTACCTCCGTAGCATTTCCGGATGTGTGTAAGACTCCCTCCCCGGGAGGCCCTGTCCCAATCCCCTACCCCAACGTGGCGAAGTCCTCGGACACCGCTAAGGGCACTAAGAAGGTGACGGTGGAGGGTAACCCCCTGTGCGTGAAGGACTCCAACTTCAGCACCAGCACTGGGGACGAGGCAGGGACGGCCGGCGGGGGCGTCGTGTCCTCTAAGACGAAGGGAAAAGCCGAGTTCGTCAACTTCTCCTTCGACGTGCAGGTGGAGGGAAAGAACGTGGCCCGGGCCCTGGACCTGATGCTCCACAACGACAAAAATACGCCCCCTGCCCCCCTCATGCAGCCCCCAGTGATGGCGGCTGGTCAGGGCAAGGGCAAGTGCAACTGCTTGGTGTGCGAGAAGGAAGTGTAG